The Pseudomonas asiatica genome has a segment encoding these proteins:
- a CDS encoding coniferyl aldehyde dehydrogenase: MSIEQVAPEVERMREVFALQRHAFAEERYPSYQTRRANLLALKALVLENAERIAAAISKDFGHRSEHETKMLDIFGLVSEINHAVRCLKRWMKPRKRGVGIWFKPARAAVLAQPLGVIGIAAPWNYPLYLTLGPLCGALAAGNRAMIKVASDSSHYGRLLAELLGKRFDQDLVAVIQPGAGINDGFSRLPFDHLIFTGSPAVGRQIMRNCSENLTPVTLELGGKSPTIVAPGYSLKQAAETVLWGKCLNAGQTCVAPDYLFLPAGSEEEFLAHARAAVARNYPQPLADNPDYSCMINARQLARVEALLTDARDKGARVVALADVDGARRAGKLTPHLVFDVRDDMLIMQEEIFGPVLPILAYRKLEDAIGYINAHERPLALYLFDEDAGRVETVLRQTLSGGVSVNSVMLHVLQENLPFGGVGNSGLGHYHAEEGFQTFSKMRPVFYQAKFNGSFLLKPPYGRLTQALMRLMLR, from the coding sequence ATGTCGATCGAGCAAGTCGCGCCGGAAGTCGAGCGGATGCGTGAAGTTTTCGCGCTTCAGCGCCACGCATTCGCCGAGGAACGCTACCCGTCCTATCAGACCCGGCGGGCCAACCTGCTGGCGCTCAAGGCGCTGGTGCTGGAGAACGCCGAGCGGATCGCCGCCGCCATATCCAAAGATTTCGGCCACCGCTCGGAGCACGAGACCAAGATGCTCGATATCTTCGGCCTGGTCAGCGAAATCAACCATGCGGTCCGCTGCCTGAAACGCTGGATGAAACCGCGCAAGCGCGGTGTCGGGATCTGGTTCAAGCCCGCGCGCGCTGCGGTGCTGGCCCAGCCGCTCGGGGTTATCGGGATTGCTGCGCCGTGGAACTACCCGCTTTACTTGACGTTGGGTCCGCTATGCGGCGCCCTGGCTGCCGGTAACCGGGCCATGATCAAAGTGGCCAGCGACTCCAGCCACTATGGTCGCTTGCTCGCCGAGTTGCTGGGCAAGCGGTTCGACCAGGACCTGGTGGCGGTGATACAGCCAGGTGCAGGTATCAACGACGGTTTCTCGCGGCTGCCCTTCGATCACCTGATCTTCACCGGCTCACCGGCGGTCGGCCGGCAGATCATGCGCAATTGCAGCGAAAATCTTACCCCGGTGACGCTGGAACTCGGCGGCAAGTCGCCTACCATCGTCGCCCCGGGTTACTCGTTGAAGCAGGCCGCCGAGACCGTTCTTTGGGGCAAATGCCTGAATGCCGGGCAGACCTGCGTCGCGCCTGACTACCTGTTCCTGCCTGCCGGCAGCGAGGAAGAGTTCCTCGCGCATGCCAGGGCGGCGGTGGCTCGAAATTACCCGCAACCGTTGGCTGACAACCCCGACTACAGCTGCATGATCAATGCGCGCCAGCTGGCACGTGTCGAGGCGCTGCTGACGGACGCCCGGGACAAGGGCGCGCGCGTGGTGGCGCTGGCGGATGTGGATGGCGCGCGTCGGGCGGGCAAGCTGACACCGCACCTGGTATTCGATGTGCGCGACGACATGCTGATCATGCAGGAGGAGATCTTCGGGCCCGTGTTGCCGATACTGGCTTATCGCAAGCTCGAGGACGCAATCGGCTACATCAACGCCCATGAACGGCCCTTGGCGCTCTACCTGTTCGACGAAGACGCCGGCCGGGTCGAGACGGTGCTGCGCCAGACATTGTCCGGAGGTGTTTCGGTCAACAGCGTGATGCTGCATGTGCTGCAGGAAAACCTGCCGTTCGGTGGCGTGGGCAATTCAGGGCTCGGGCACTACCACGCCGAGGAAGGGTTCCAGACGTTCAGCAAGATGCGGCCGGTGTTCTACCAGGCGAAGTTCAATGGCAGTTTCCTGCTCAAACCGCCCTATGGGCGCCTGACCCAAGCCCTGATGCGCCTGATGTTGCGTTGA
- a CDS encoding c-type cytochrome, which yields MKKKLLCGTAVLLVALLALFGRDLLGFYHLVTYIDSTTQAYEADGPWPQTADACYGCHGMRGSSQHQRYPSLAGQPADYLKAQVHGFANGTRHFPNMQPLAISLGDAEIDKLANYYARQTPMDNHTFQPDPGLRQQGEKLVKAGACAACHGEKLMGQGAFPRLAGQGADYLLVQLDAFAQGSRVDPTGSMKAVTQTLSAQDRKALAHYLAALAATPK from the coding sequence ATGAAAAAGAAATTGTTGTGTGGTACGGCAGTGTTGCTGGTCGCCCTGCTGGCATTGTTCGGCCGTGACCTGCTGGGCTTCTACCACCTCGTTACCTACATCGACAGCACTACCCAGGCCTATGAAGCGGACGGGCCCTGGCCCCAGACGGCCGATGCCTGCTACGGCTGCCATGGGATGCGCGGAAGCTCGCAGCACCAGCGTTACCCCAGCCTGGCAGGCCAGCCTGCCGATTACCTCAAGGCGCAGGTGCACGGCTTTGCCAATGGCACCCGTCATTTCCCGAACATGCAGCCACTGGCGATCAGCCTGGGTGACGCTGAAATCGACAAGCTGGCCAACTACTACGCTCGCCAGACGCCCATGGATAACCACACGTTCCAGCCTGATCCTGGCCTGCGCCAGCAAGGTGAGAAACTGGTCAAGGCGGGTGCCTGTGCTGCCTGCCATGGCGAGAAGCTGATGGGCCAAGGCGCATTCCCGCGTCTGGCTGGCCAAGGTGCCGACTACCTGCTGGTACAGCTGGACGCCTTTGCCCAAGGCAGCCGGGTCGATCCAACCGGTTCGATGAAGGCGGTTACCCAGACCCTCTCGGCACAAGACCGCAAGGCGCTGGCGCATTACCTTGCTGCCTTGGCGGCCACCCCGAAGTAA
- a CDS encoding flavin monoamine oxidase family protein codes for MAEKPTSNSLDLKRRQLLKFAGATAAVGGLGLHVGLASAAEPVAAAHGDDEGILDVAIIGAGMAGLTAARDLLNAGCRSFQVLEARERVGGRVLNYDLGSGYISEVGGQWIGPGQTAVADLARELQVDTFPTYYQGKTVVLGGEGRLEIDLQGTFGTDERIGAKLSELSRLVPSGKPWASSKVSELDKLSAGDWLAQQDIKPEDRSGWDTSFMLTCGVAPAKMSLLHFLSMINSASCDYMKLDSIKDSAQGTRFVGGSQILCTRMAEQLGDRLRLACPVRAISEWDRDVVTLHTDQGLIRARRVIVAIHPALCNQVRFEPALPEGRAALQRAWPAHSPARKTAMVYKRPFWREKGLNGHTMQVKGPLLWAWDNSPPNGEIGVINAFVVNAMLPSDHQAAQQVLTEIYARSLGEEALQPVAYHDHDWGLTDPWSLTCVSAIPPGFWSEHGESLRPPCGNLIWSGTETADIWAGYMDGAVRSGHQSALQALASLRRA; via the coding sequence ATGGCTGAAAAGCCTACCTCCAATTCATTGGATCTCAAGCGCCGGCAGTTGCTGAAGTTCGCTGGCGCTACCGCGGCCGTTGGCGGCCTCGGCCTGCATGTCGGCCTGGCCAGCGCCGCTGAACCTGTGGCGGCTGCGCATGGCGACGATGAGGGCATCCTGGATGTTGCCATCATCGGCGCCGGCATGGCCGGGCTCACGGCGGCCCGCGATCTGCTGAACGCCGGGTGCCGCTCATTCCAGGTGCTGGAAGCCCGTGAGCGGGTCGGCGGTCGGGTGCTCAATTACGACCTGGGCTCGGGCTACATCTCCGAGGTCGGTGGGCAGTGGATCGGGCCCGGCCAGACGGCCGTCGCCGACCTTGCCCGTGAGCTTCAAGTGGACACGTTCCCCACCTACTACCAGGGGAAGACTGTGGTTCTTGGGGGGGAAGGGCGACTGGAGATCGACTTGCAAGGCACCTTTGGCACCGATGAACGAATCGGCGCCAAGCTCAGCGAGCTCTCCAGGTTGGTACCGTCCGGTAAACCATGGGCTTCTTCCAAGGTCAGCGAGTTGGACAAGCTCTCGGCGGGTGATTGGCTGGCGCAACAAGATATCAAGCCTGAGGACAGGTCTGGCTGGGATACCAGCTTCATGCTCACCTGTGGCGTCGCGCCGGCCAAAATGAGCCTGCTGCACTTCCTGTCGATGATCAATTCGGCAAGCTGCGACTACATGAAGCTGGACTCGATCAAGGACAGCGCCCAGGGCACCCGCTTCGTTGGTGGCTCGCAGATACTGTGCACGCGCATGGCCGAGCAGTTGGGCGACCGGCTGCGCCTGGCCTGCCCGGTGCGCGCGATCAGCGAGTGGGACCGCGACGTCGTCACGCTGCACACTGACCAAGGGTTGATACGCGCCCGGCGGGTCATCGTCGCGATCCATCCGGCGCTGTGCAACCAGGTACGCTTCGAGCCCGCGCTGCCGGAGGGGCGCGCGGCGCTGCAGCGTGCCTGGCCGGCACACAGCCCTGCGCGCAAGACAGCGATGGTCTACAAGCGGCCGTTCTGGCGCGAGAAGGGCCTGAACGGCCACACCATGCAGGTCAAGGGGCCACTGCTATGGGCTTGGGACAACTCCCCACCCAACGGCGAAATCGGCGTGATCAACGCCTTCGTCGTCAATGCCATGCTGCCCTCCGACCACCAGGCCGCGCAGCAGGTGCTGACGGAAATCTACGCCCGCTCATTGGGTGAGGAAGCCTTGCAGCCAGTCGCCTACCACGATCATGACTGGGGACTGACAGATCCCTGGAGCCTCACCTGCGTGTCGGCGATTCCGCCAGGTTTCTGGAGCGAGCATGGCGAATCGTTGCGTCCGCCGTGCGGCAACCTCATCTGGTCGGGTACTGAAACTGCCGATATCTGGGCCGGGTATATGGATGGCGCCGTGCGTTCAGGTCATCAAAGTGCACTGCAGGCGCTTGCCTCGCTACGTCGGGCATAG
- a CDS encoding NAD(P)/FAD-dependent oxidoreductase — MSELSSNVDKFRLLGGWVEQPDDLQPELGDDINADVIIVGAGFAGLSTALELTALGASVVVLEQAFAGFGASGRNAGYLAGSMGVEFELFHKRLGVEQASKVVSFYDEGVAYVERRLGELAIDCDYLPSGVIRAVIHPSQEKRLRHSMALGQELGSVTRFVDRDEMRARGIPPAFLFGCIQHGGTLDPGKYVMGLRRAALQAGVRLFEQTRLLSYSDGPTITCRTGKGSASAPVMVLATNAYTPQLGLLRDKVTPLRVSAIETQPLSAAQLQSLGWQGREGIVTPHWTMESHRLTARNTLLITTKQLGYAYGSQTPNEPDRAAYAALRQALDDRFPSLRDVAIDKCWSGYISLAYDALPVVGETGPHSNIYYTAGCSGHGVGTQSLIGFLLAERIGGIEQPLLTALRHKTPSTLPEPLQWCAVKAALAGVNLLDNALNRRARAS, encoded by the coding sequence ATGTCCGAGCTCAGCAGCAACGTTGACAAGTTCCGCCTTCTCGGCGGATGGGTCGAACAGCCAGACGATCTGCAGCCGGAGCTTGGGGATGACATCAATGCCGATGTGATCATCGTCGGCGCGGGCTTCGCCGGGCTGTCTACTGCCCTGGAGCTCACCGCGCTCGGTGCCAGCGTGGTGGTCCTCGAACAGGCATTTGCAGGCTTCGGCGCCAGCGGTCGCAATGCCGGCTACCTTGCCGGCAGCATGGGCGTCGAGTTCGAACTGTTCCACAAGCGGCTCGGCGTGGAACAGGCCAGCAAGGTCGTGTCCTTCTACGATGAAGGCGTGGCCTACGTGGAACGACGGCTGGGTGAGCTGGCCATCGATTGCGATTACCTGCCCAGCGGTGTCATCCGTGCCGTCATCCATCCCTCGCAGGAAAAGAGACTGCGCCACAGCATGGCGCTGGGACAGGAGCTGGGCTCGGTCACTCGATTTGTGGATCGCGATGAAATGCGCGCTCGCGGTATTCCGCCTGCGTTCCTTTTCGGTTGCATTCAGCACGGTGGCACGCTCGATCCCGGCAAGTACGTGATGGGCTTGCGCCGCGCGGCATTGCAGGCTGGTGTTCGCTTGTTCGAACAGACCAGGCTGCTGTCCTACAGTGACGGCCCAACCATTACCTGCCGTACCGGGAAAGGCTCGGCAAGCGCGCCGGTCATGGTCCTGGCCACCAATGCCTACACGCCGCAACTGGGTTTGCTGCGCGACAAGGTCACGCCACTGCGGGTCTCGGCCATCGAGACACAGCCGCTGTCCGCTGCGCAACTGCAGTCCTTGGGTTGGCAGGGCCGGGAGGGCATCGTGACCCCCCACTGGACCATGGAGAGCCACCGCCTGACCGCACGCAACACCCTCCTGATAACCACCAAGCAACTGGGTTATGCCTACGGCTCACAGACCCCGAACGAGCCGGACCGGGCGGCGTACGCCGCGTTGAGGCAAGCCCTGGACGACCGTTTCCCGTCATTGCGCGACGTGGCGATCGACAAGTGCTGGAGCGGCTATATAAGCCTTGCTTACGACGCCTTGCCGGTGGTTGGTGAAACCGGGCCGCACAGCAATATCTACTACACGGCTGGTTGCTCGGGACATGGCGTTGGCACCCAATCGCTGATCGGTTTCCTGCTGGCGGAACGTATCGGCGGCATCGAGCAGCCCTTGCTCACGGCGCTGCGCCACAAGACCCCCTCGACGCTTCCTGAACCTTTGCAGTGGTGCGCGGTAAAGGCCGCCCTGGCGGGTGTAAACCTGCTCGACAACGCCCTCAATCGACGGGCACGAGCGTCGTAA
- a CDS encoding WD40/YVTN/BNR-like repeat-containing protein — protein MHYLKRVVGIALLAAMPMVAPWAAGLKAVPVAPASNAPQAMMLGAGKAGERVVAVGDHGIVLLSDDHGRSYRQAHGVPLSSTLTSVSFVDTSNGWAVGHWGAILASSDGGETWAVQRIDSDVDRPLFAVHFFDRQQGVAVGLWSLILTTDDGGVTWTERTLQPQPGASRADLNLLSLFGDGQGAVYATAEHGKLLRSDDRGKTWRYLDTGYQGSLWSGAVLPDGRLLVGGQRGTLLRGTPDASAWQRIPLNSRSSITAIQAEGTHVLVAGLDGLLVNSQDGGASFDETLSGDGVSLTAALMLGDGQPLLFSRHGVSETPSGRNPR, from the coding sequence ATGCATTACCTGAAACGGGTCGTGGGCATCGCCTTGCTAGCGGCCATGCCAATGGTCGCGCCCTGGGCCGCGGGGCTGAAAGCGGTACCGGTGGCACCTGCCAGCAATGCCCCGCAGGCCATGATGCTGGGTGCGGGCAAAGCGGGGGAGCGGGTGGTGGCCGTCGGTGACCATGGCATCGTGCTGCTTTCCGACGACCATGGGCGCAGCTACCGGCAGGCCCACGGCGTACCCTTGTCGAGCACGTTGACCAGTGTCAGCTTCGTCGATACCAGCAACGGCTGGGCCGTTGGCCACTGGGGCGCGATCCTGGCCAGTAGTGATGGCGGAGAAACCTGGGCGGTGCAGCGCATCGACAGCGATGTCGACCGCCCGCTGTTCGCCGTGCACTTCTTCGATCGCCAGCAGGGCGTGGCGGTAGGGCTGTGGTCGTTGATACTGACAACCGACGACGGCGGGGTAACCTGGACCGAACGCACCTTGCAACCGCAGCCTGGTGCCAGTCGCGCCGACCTGAACCTGTTGAGCCTGTTCGGCGATGGGCAGGGGGCAGTCTATGCCACCGCCGAGCATGGCAAGTTGCTGCGCTCGGATGACCGGGGCAAGACCTGGCGTTACCTGGACACCGGCTACCAGGGCTCGCTGTGGAGTGGTGCCGTGCTGCCGGATGGCCGTCTGCTGGTAGGCGGGCAACGCGGTACCTTGTTGCGCGGCACGCCGGACGCAAGTGCGTGGCAGCGCATACCTCTGAACAGTCGTAGCTCGATTACCGCCATACAGGCAGAGGGCACGCACGTACTGGTGGCAGGTCTTGACGGCCTGCTGGTTAACAGCCAGGACGGCGGCGCCAGCTTCGACGAGACGCTTAGCGGCGACGGCGTCTCGCTTACTGCAGCACTCATGCTGGGTGACGGCCAGCCGTTACTGTTTTCCCGCCATGGCGTGAGCGAAACGCCTTCAGGTCGAAACCCTCGCTGA
- a CDS encoding efflux RND transporter permease subunit, with translation MSIQIKETQSRGPLACTEAWLFGHRGWVLAILALFTLGMAWFAVQLRMDAGFEKQLPIGHEYVETFKQYRGDLLGANRLTIVVKARNGSIWSEAGLRRLADVTQAVTFLPSVSRSSVRSLWTPNAFVNEITEEGFRADPLVPGTVTPERLDATIIGRIADSTAQGGYIGTLVSRDQTSAMITAELNEYDVNGQRLDYVAYNRVLEQQLRQPFEDADFEIQLIGFAKQIGDIADGAAAVLEFCLLALLLTAAAVYWYCHSVRFTLLALGCSLTSLVWQFGSLRLLGYGLDPLAVLVPFLVFAIGVSHGVQQINYIVREIADGKPVAQAARSSFRGLLIPGTLALVTALVSFVTLLLIPIPMVRELAITASLGVAYKIVTNLVMLPLVASMLKVDARYAAAEEVSRQRRSRWLEGLARLADWRNARWVLVVAVAVFVMAVWQSHDRVVGSLQAGAPELREDSRFNRDAVAIASNYDIGLDWLSVVFEVRSGPDGSANACEDTALGQYQDRFVWTMEGVPGVLSVASFSSAMRQFNEGYNEGNPKMSAVPIDPMNYSSLAAEVGRLPGLMRTDCSMTAVHLYLADHKATTISRVIDAVKTFRTAYPQDGIAVRLASGNAGVIAAINEEVEKSETPMLLYVYAAIALLVLIVYRDLRAVLVCCLPLTLGTFIGYWFMKELQIGLTIATLPVMVLAVGIGVDYAFYIYNRIQLHQAHGQPIATAVACALREVGIATIFTALTLAVGVATWSFSELKFQADMGKLLAFMFMVNMVMAMTVLPAFAVWLERVFPRKRPVRMVGALTH, from the coding sequence ATGTCTATTCAGATCAAGGAAACACAATCGCGCGGCCCGTTGGCGTGCACCGAGGCCTGGTTGTTCGGGCACCGCGGCTGGGTGCTGGCGATACTCGCGCTGTTCACCCTGGGTATGGCCTGGTTCGCCGTGCAACTGCGCATGGACGCCGGGTTCGAGAAGCAGTTGCCGATTGGCCATGAGTACGTCGAGACATTCAAGCAATACCGCGGCGACCTGCTTGGCGCGAACCGTTTGACCATCGTGGTCAAGGCACGCAACGGCAGCATATGGAGCGAAGCGGGCTTGCGGCGGTTGGCTGATGTTACTCAGGCAGTCACGTTCCTGCCCAGCGTTTCGCGCAGCAGTGTGCGCTCCCTCTGGACGCCGAACGCCTTCGTCAACGAAATCACGGAGGAGGGCTTTCGTGCCGATCCGTTGGTGCCGGGAACTGTGACCCCCGAGCGGCTGGATGCCACCATCATCGGGCGCATCGCTGACTCCACCGCTCAGGGCGGGTATATCGGTACCCTGGTTTCCAGGGACCAGACCAGTGCGATGATCACTGCCGAGCTCAACGAATACGATGTCAATGGGCAGCGCCTGGACTATGTGGCCTACAACCGTGTGCTGGAGCAGCAATTACGACAGCCGTTCGAGGATGCCGACTTCGAGATCCAGCTGATCGGTTTCGCCAAGCAGATTGGTGATATCGCCGATGGCGCGGCAGCGGTGCTGGAGTTCTGCTTGCTGGCCTTGCTACTGACGGCGGCGGCGGTGTACTGGTACTGCCACTCAGTGCGCTTCACGCTGCTCGCGCTGGGTTGCTCGTTGACCTCGCTGGTCTGGCAATTCGGTAGCTTGCGCCTGTTGGGCTATGGCCTCGATCCGCTGGCGGTGCTGGTGCCGTTCCTGGTCTTCGCCATTGGTGTTTCCCACGGTGTCCAGCAGATCAACTACATCGTCCGCGAAATCGCCGATGGCAAGCCAGTCGCGCAGGCTGCCCGCTCCAGCTTCCGCGGGCTGCTGATACCCGGCACCTTGGCGTTGGTTACCGCTTTGGTGTCCTTCGTCACCCTGCTGCTGATCCCGATCCCCATGGTCCGCGAACTGGCGATCACGGCCTCTCTCGGCGTCGCCTACAAAATCGTCACCAACCTGGTGATGCTGCCGTTGGTGGCTTCGATGCTGAAGGTCGATGCACGCTATGCCGCTGCCGAGGAAGTGTCGCGCCAACGGCGGTCGCGCTGGCTGGAGGGCCTGGCGAGGCTGGCGGACTGGCGCAACGCCCGCTGGGTGCTAGTGGTTGCCGTGGCCGTATTCGTCATGGCTGTATGGCAAAGCCACGACCGTGTGGTCGGCTCGCTTCAGGCTGGGGCACCGGAGCTGCGGGAGGATTCACGCTTCAATCGCGATGCAGTGGCCATAGCCAGCAATTATGACATCGGCCTCGATTGGCTGAGCGTGGTCTTCGAGGTCCGGTCAGGGCCGGATGGCAGCGCCAATGCTTGCGAGGATACCGCGCTGGGGCAATATCAGGACCGCTTCGTCTGGACCATGGAAGGGGTGCCCGGAGTGCTCTCGGTGGCGTCGTTCTCATCAGCGATGCGCCAGTTCAACGAGGGCTACAACGAGGGCAACCCGAAGATGAGCGCGGTGCCCATCGACCCGATGAACTATTCGTCTCTGGCCGCCGAGGTGGGGCGCTTGCCTGGCCTGATGCGCACCGATTGCAGCATGACCGCGGTGCACCTGTACCTGGCTGACCACAAGGCCACCACCATCTCCCGCGTGATCGATGCAGTGAAGACTTTCCGCACGGCCTACCCACAGGACGGCATCGCCGTGCGCCTGGCGTCAGGCAACGCCGGGGTGATCGCGGCGATCAACGAGGAGGTCGAGAAGAGTGAGACGCCGATGCTGCTCTATGTCTATGCCGCGATCGCCTTGTTGGTGTTGATCGTCTACCGCGACCTCAGGGCGGTGCTGGTGTGCTGTTTGCCGCTGACCCTCGGCACCTTCATCGGTTACTGGTTCATGAAGGAGCTGCAGATCGGCCTGACCATCGCCACCCTGCCGGTGATGGTCCTTGCGGTGGGCATCGGTGTCGACTACGCGTTCTACATCTACAACCGCATCCAGCTGCACCAGGCCCATGGCCAACCCATCGCCACCGCGGTGGCCTGCGCCCTGCGCGAAGTCGGGATCGCGACCATCTTCACTGCGCTCACGCTAGCGGTCGGCGTGGCTACCTGGTCGTTTTCCGAGCTCAAGTTCCAGGCTGACATGGGGAAGCTGCTGGCCTTCATGTTCATGGTCAACATGGTCATGGCCATGACGGTGCTGCCAGCGTTCGCTGTCTGGCTGGAGCGGGTGTTCCCACGCAAGCGCCCGGTGCGCATGGTCGGCGCGCTGACCCATTGA
- a CDS encoding DUF1302 domain-containing protein, which translates to MGFTFETETIRGSFDSTISYGMGIRTESQGCNLINQGTSGHHPPSGCLAQTSGIGDQGDLNYDKGDLFTHYLKGTHELLLKMPEDFTFMARGSWIRDFAATDTSGALSFYTPDGVGKDGLTSAARDDLEFKARLLDLWVSKGFDVGEQRVRARLGNQVINWGESLFVLGGINNTNAYDIQALSRPGVQLKEAVLPAPMLSLASGLGSGVNIEAYYQFAWNKSEVPPVGSYWSYTSALGSGMKTYGFDDKDARDSGQWGLSLRWQPQDSDLNVGLYVLRYHDKLPSLTMRLLDPDTFAVAQKWEYPEDRMLYGISANMPIGDWAVGTELSYRPKDAVPLNPVLDLCSNNGGKCWKDEKKFQWHLTGLYSMTPSNSPTLLDFTGASTGTLLTELVVIKYPGLHRSYDGEIIAAGGNTWQLDPAMAPKARGDKTSSGINLDFSLTYDGTLVPGWQVTPGIFYSRSLGGRTPNLSATFTEDASSMNLYLNFVRNPASWQVSFNYAKFMGGDTPYDQLFRDRDYVGVVVSRTL; encoded by the coding sequence ATGGGGTTCACTTTCGAGACCGAGACCATCAGGGGCTCGTTCGATTCGACGATTTCCTACGGTATGGGTATCCGCACCGAGTCCCAGGGTTGCAACCTGATCAACCAGGGCACCAGCGGGCATCATCCGCCCAGCGGGTGCCTGGCACAGACCTCCGGTATCGGCGACCAGGGCGACCTCAACTACGACAAGGGTGACTTGTTTACCCATTACCTCAAAGGCACCCATGAACTGCTGCTGAAGATGCCGGAAGACTTTACTTTCATGGCACGCGGCAGTTGGATCCGGGATTTTGCAGCCACCGATACCAGCGGCGCTTTGTCGTTCTACACCCCTGATGGCGTCGGCAAGGACGGGCTGACCAGTGCCGCCCGCGATGACCTGGAATTCAAGGCGCGCCTGCTCGACCTTTGGGTGAGCAAGGGCTTCGATGTCGGTGAGCAGCGGGTTCGCGCCCGCCTGGGTAACCAGGTGATCAACTGGGGCGAGAGCCTGTTCGTGCTCGGCGGTATCAACAACACCAACGCCTACGACATCCAGGCGCTGTCGCGCCCTGGCGTGCAATTGAAGGAAGCGGTGCTCCCGGCACCGATGCTGAGCCTGGCATCGGGCCTCGGTAGCGGGGTCAACATCGAGGCCTATTACCAGTTCGCCTGGAACAAGAGCGAGGTGCCACCGGTTGGCAGCTACTGGTCCTACACCTCAGCGCTAGGCAGCGGGATGAAGACCTACGGGTTCGATGACAAGGACGCCCGCGACAGCGGGCAATGGGGCCTTTCGCTACGCTGGCAGCCCCAGGACAGCGACCTGAACGTCGGCTTGTACGTATTGCGCTACCACGACAAGCTGCCATCGCTGACGATGCGTCTGCTGGACCCGGACACCTTCGCCGTGGCGCAGAAGTGGGAGTATCCGGAAGACCGCATGCTCTACGGCATCAGCGCGAACATGCCGATCGGCGATTGGGCGGTGGGTACCGAGCTGTCCTACCGGCCCAAGGACGCAGTGCCGCTCAACCCGGTGCTGGATTTGTGCAGCAACAATGGCGGCAAGTGCTGGAAGGACGAGAAGAAGTTCCAGTGGCACCTCACCGGGCTTTACAGCATGACGCCGTCCAACTCGCCCACGCTGCTCGATTTCACCGGCGCCAGCACAGGCACGTTGCTGACCGAGTTGGTGGTCATCAAATACCCGGGGCTGCACCGCAGCTATGACGGCGAAATCATCGCCGCCGGTGGCAATACCTGGCAGCTGGACCCTGCGATGGCGCCGAAGGCTCGCGGTGACAAGACCTCATCCGGGATCAACCTGGACTTCAGCCTCACCTACGACGGCACCTTGGTTCCAGGCTGGCAGGTGACGCCAGGGATCTTCTATTCGCGTTCCCTCGGGGGGCGGACTCCCAACCTCTCGGCGACATTCACCGAAGACGCCAGCAGCATGAACCTTTACCTCAACTTCGTGCGTAACCCGGCCAGTTGGCAGGTGTCGTTCAACTACGCCAAGTTCATGGGCGGCGACACCCCCTATGACCAGTTGTTCCGTGATCGCGATTACGTAGGTGTCGTCGTTTCGCGCACCCTGTGA